The Theileria equi strain WA chromosome 2 map unlocalized gcontig_1105316255037, whole genome shotgun sequence genomic sequence ATCATCTTGTTCATTTGTGAAAAAATTACCCTCACTTTTGGCACGCCTGAGTTCGGTAGAAAGTTTGTGATCCACGGAGAGATTAACGTCGGAATAACGATCAAGAGAAATATTATCTGGCTCACTAAAATCCGATTTAGAAGATTCTTGCGATGAGTTACTACTGAGCATATCAATGTTATTATTTGTACTTTTATTATCAATTGGGTTATCAAAATGTTTGTGCACTTGTTTACGCACTCTCCTATAAATCCATACCAATGGTGTTAAAACGATGGCTATTACCCAAGATATTAATAACCACCACCACTTTAGCAGAAATGTAGTGCTTTCATCAATACCTGGTTTTGGCTTATTATCGTACAACTCTTTAATCACTAAATTCCTGTGATTTATACTATCCATAATTTTCAATACAATTCCATTATCCGGTCTGTAAGAATCAACTACCTTTATAATGTCATCATTAATAAATAAGGATTTACCCTTTATATTATTAGAGCTCGAGAGTCTCAATGTAGAATGCGAATTTATAGGATGTGGTAGCAAAAATTGCGTAGGAGGCGGAAGTGGTATTCTGCTTATTAGTTCTAAAGTATGAATTCCATCCCTTTTACTTTCAAAAACAGCGAATACCGACGTTATTGGGAAGGGAAACTGTAATTCAGATTCAGATTTAGATAGCCCTGATATATTAAAACGCAAATTATTGTTATTCACAGTAATTATATTCCTGATATTCTGAACTATATGATCATTTTTCATTTCGGTATTCACAGAACCAATTTCACGCCAATTAAAGCTCCAGATTTCTTGATGTTTTCTCTCACTATAAGCCTTTACAGACCAATCTGTATATCCAATGTGTATTTGCTGCCTTTTCTCATCTATATTTGGCATGATATAATCGACTTCATATTCATCGCTAGCTGGACCGCCAGTGTTGTGACGCATAATAtggtcacctgtttcaaAATCTAATGCTAATATAGTTGATTTTCTGTGGCCTTGGAGATAAACACCCTCaagtaaatgtgtataaaGAGGGGTATAATTGACAATATCTTTTACATGTATCTGCAATAATTTTGTATGGTGTTCATCGACATAATATACATATCCATCATAACTTGGAACCAAATGACGTGTAAACATATCATTCGGGCCcttatattttttatcGTTAGCATTTCTATCTTTTCTTTcagaaaatatatcattCTCAACTATTCTTTTTCTGGTGATTTTCTTTCCTGCGATGTCCTCTATTGCACAAACTTGGTATTTTTCTAGAGAAGGTTTGTTCATTTTCAACATGTTCTTAGTTAACCTTGACACCCAAACCAAATTCCTAGAAAAGTTGGTTCTATATGCTAATCCTTCAGTATCTACGACGATCAATGATATATCTTTAACAAATATGTCATCAGCTATCTGCACATTGCCTATCTGATCATTAACCAACGccaattttgatgaaaatatttcattATTAGCCAAATCTTGTGGTTTTTTTTCATCCTCAAGGAAACGAATCTCTTCCGTTGTCGGATATTGTGCGTTGGCATATGTGATCCAAGGAACATTAAATCCGAAATTAGTACTCTTTTGGAGTCCAATTTTCTTGGCAGGTATCTTGTTTATGTGAGACATAATGTATGAAACCACAATTACAAACGATATAAAGATAACATAATGTACCATTTTATGTAACATCTTGGTACAATTAGCCTATACCTAATTTCTATTATCTCCTAATTGTGGATATAGGCATCATGTGTCTGTTGTAAAAACACTGAAAAGATTCAAGGCTCTTTTAACGATACATCATTAAAAGAAGAATACATTTCATCCCATTGTATGCCAATATTAAATCTGCCTATTACTTTATGATTTGtagaattttaatggtatAACCCAAATATTATCTCTTATGTCAACTTGGTTTCATATTTATTGAATCAGAATGAAATTAAGAGACCACGGAGGGACTGCCTAAATTGTTTCAAAGTTTAGCCTAAAGGGTTTACGATATTCTATAACCATTGAACTCTTAGAGATAATTTTTTGGTATCATAATATCAAAACAATCAGAATATTACTTTAAATTTTCATTACATTGATAAAATAAGAGAATTGGAAGTATTTAGAAAGTAATGTGTACTAATATATTAGTTTACATAAATGAATTAAGGAGAAGTAACGTCACAAACGTACATGGAACTACGAATATAAAGTTTAAAATAAATACAAGAATATAACTGAAAATGGTGATCTTTGCCATACAATTAGCTGAGAAAATGGTCACCACCCATACCGAATATTCAGTAGGCGCCAATTCTCAAACAGGAAAACATAGGTCCTATAATAATTAATAATATGGGTATTTTTGCTAGGATTTAAATATCGACGATCCGTTGTCTTATCCACGGAATGTGTCAGTGATCATCCACTTCTTACTTCTTCTGCAGAGACACAAATTTGTAGCAACAGAACTATACAATTAAACTGACTGTATATAAAACGGAAATTTCTCTCTTCAATTGCTCAGTTGTTTACATATAAATGGATAGTTTTATATCCAGTCATATCATCACAAAATAAATAGTAATATAATTGAATATCTATAATATTTAACAATGACTAGGTatattcattctcataTCTCATATTATGTGTCATTGAATAAAGAAAAGTAGATACTGAGGTTACGTCGCTGATACATCTGTTAATGTAATATGTTTGGCTTTACAAGGCCAACTGACAGCCATTAAAGTTAATGATAGAGAATATCCAAATGTGGATTCCAAATTTGTTAGGGTGCGAAGGCATGTCATGAAGCAGGATATAAAATAATATCGGTGCTCAGTGTTAATATCTCCAAATGCTAAAAAGTATAACACTAGGATCCTGTACGCTGGCTGTAATATAATATGCTAGTTATAATATCGGTACCAAAATTACGATATATGAGATAAACGATGCTAATAAAATCTGTGTACATTCGTCAGGCTATGTGCTCAAGACCAaacaacattttaaaggtATACTATATTCATTTGATTCGCAAGAACCATCCTAAAAAACTAAGAAGCTCAGTTATGACCCACTCTCCGATATCTTTAGTAACTTGTAAAATAGTGCAGTTATGAAAGAAATTCCAATGACTATCAGGGGTGGTTTCTCTTATTTATCATTCCTTTATGTCCTTAATATTCTTTAAAGTTTGAATAATCTTCAGTATTAATATAAACACCATGGCAACAGCGATTAAGCCAGAACGCCGTCGTACTACTCGTTGGGGTAGAATAGACGATGGAAAAACCATGGTTATCTATAATTCAACAAATTCATTTATGAATGAACTGAAGATGTTGACTAACAAGGCAGAAAACTTCTCAAATGACGAGGAAAAGAAGACGCGTTGGGGAAACGAAGAAGAAAAGCCATTTTTGCCACCTCCATATGTTGATTTACCTTCTGGTCTTACACCTTCCCAGGTGGACCAGTTCTTACGTGAACAAAGACATGATGAACTTGCCAGGAAAATTACTTCTGGTGAATTAGAATTTGGTGATCCAGACATCCGTCCTCCATCTCCACCTCCAGTTTATGATAAAACCGGAAGCAGGGTCAACACTCGTGATGTAAGAACAAAAAATGCAATGAACGATGAGTACAATAGGCTTGTAGAGTATCTTATTAAACACCTACCAGGTTTTGTTCCACCTGCAGATTTTAAACCCCTGAAAAAAGTTCGAAAAATAATTATACCCCTCGATAAATATCCCGAGTACAATTTTATGGGCTTGGTCATTGGACCAAGAGGTTGTAATCATAAAAGATTAGAAGCTGAAAGTGGTGCTCAAATATCTTTGAGAGGTCGTGGAACACTAAAGGAAGGAAAACAAAGGGATCACCAAACAGATGAAGATGCCGCTATGCCAATGCATGTTCATATCTCTGCggataaagaagagtgtGTGGAACGTGCTGTACAGTTAATAGAGCCCTTGTTGGATCCATTCCATCCAAAACATGAAGAATTTAAACGCAAGGGTCTGGAACAACTAGCGTTAGTCAATGGCGTGGCGCTTGGAATCGTAGATGTTGGTCGTTGTAGTATATGTGGAGGGAGTGGTCACAGAGCCCATGAATGCCAAGATGCACCTCTTTTGTATAACTATAGACGCGCTGATGTAAAATGTGCTCTTTGTGGTGATATGGGTCATGTTACTAGTGACTGTAAATTAGCACGTGGCATGAATATAAGTCTGGTACAGCAATACATGCCACAATATACTCAAGAAGTTGTAAAAATAGATCAGGAATATAATCGCATGATGACGGAAATCACAGGAACAGAAGAACAGAAGCAGGAGGCACAACAGGCTCAACAATATCAGATGGCGTACTATCAACAACAATACCAACAACATATGCAATATCAGCAACAGTACTATACACAGTATCAACAACAGTATTATTACCAGCAATATCCATATCAACAATATGGGAGTACGGCTCCTGTTGAGCCACAAATTATAAGTGCTCAACCCCCAGAGGGAGAAGGGGTTTTACCTCCAAGCAGttaaatattaaaaactATTGTACACAGTTGATTTCCAATAACTCTTGTTTTATGAAGTATCTCCATAATTCTGGTTCGTGTTCATAGTCTTCTGGAGTTCTTATGCTTCCTGTTGTATCCAGAGACAAatccaaatattttgacATGGcatttgcgatttttgttttaattaCGGCAGCCGCATCTTTGTCGACATAAACTTTCGGAAACTTTATGGAAAGCCACAAATATATTTCCAGAGTCTATAAATAccaatatatttaaatgtaCAGCTTACCTGATATAAAAGCTCTAAAGTTTTGAAGTGAGTATAGGCATCTTCGGCGTGTTTATTGTGTTCAACAGAGTAGAATTTGTCATCAGAAAGTGACTCTTCAGTAAAAATGTTGTTTAGTTTTACTGAATTTAAAATAGAGTGGCTGATAGCAAAGGTACGTAATACAAGAATAGGGAGCATTCCAGTCCCCAATGGTACAAAAATGTATTCAACAAGGGTGGATATTGGTAATTCAATAGCACGGAGTACTCTTGCGATTCTATTCAATGGTGCAAAATCACACACCTCAAATATTTCACCAGTTTTAACCATTGAAAATAATCTAAAGGTTGttaaattttaaaacaaaatctTACAATTTAATCGAATCAGAGAAGTTCGTATTTCCAGCAACGTTTGTTACTGATGTACTGAAAGCTGAAATAACTGATGTTGAAGGTGCTATTATAGCTTTATCAATTGGTGGTTGAGGTGATACCATAAGTTTCTTTAATAACATTGTATCACGTTCCTGTAAACAACCAACTTCTCCGTGCCCACAACTCATAGAATATCGACCTGCACGGCCGGCAATTTGTTGAACTTCAGAAATGTTTAGAGTTCTTTtctcatttccatcatattttttcaatgaatggaagattATACGCCTTATTCTTACATTTACACCCATTCCAATTGCATCTGATGATATTAGGATTTTGGCCTTTCTCTCATTAAACTTTTGTATCTGATCACATCTAACCTCTGGTGGAAGTGAACCATAAACTATACTAGTTTTTGAGTGATCCATAGTATCCCAATTGTATTTGGTGGATTCTATTTTGTTTCTTAAGGAAAAAACATCAAAACGTGAGAAACACACTACGCAATCACCGGGTTTTAACTCTTCAATTAACAATTCTTTATCTAATATCACCAAGTTGCTCAGTCTTGCGTGCCTTTTAATTTCCAACTATAAAAAGGTTAGAGTGGTAATATAAGGCATACCGTATCTCCAGATATATCAACGAGTTTCCTTGCTAAAGGTAAACAAGATTCATTTCCACATACATGGACTTCTTTAGCCTATTcatatatatatatatatatatcaaTCTTCCAAAGTACCTTCAAACCCAAAAATGCTCTGGTCCATGCATATCCACGTACTGGATCTCCAATCATTTGCATCTCATCGACAATCGCACAATCATAAATGTTATTCAGAGGAGCCATCTCAACTGTGCAAGAAAGGTGTGTTTCCTGTATCAAAGATGTCACAAAAATCCATCAAGTACATACTGTATCGTTGATTACTCGTTCTTGCCCCGTGAGAAGAGCACATGATACATTGGATTTATTCAGCTTGTTTTGTATTTCCCAGGCAAGTAAACGTAAGGGAGAACAATAAATTCCAGTTGAAGAACATTCCAATCTACGATAAGCATCATGTGTCTTACCACTGTTTGGAGGACCGACATGTAATATAACATGCCTACAAGAAAGTTTCTCTCCCGAAAACTCTAATTCAGGATGGCGAATATCCTAAAAATACTTTGTAAGAATTAAAAGAtaataaatgtacaaatcaTACCGCCAGATGTTTCATGTTGTTGTAAGTAATGAGTAGCTGAGGCATGTGTAGTCTTGCAAAATCAGACAAATGGAGCAAAAACTCATTAGACACCTCATCGTTCATAAGAAGAGATTGGTCTAAATCCATAGATGAGACAGTCTTGAACGAATCTATATTATTTCTTATAAATATCTTCTTATTCACATTCTTGTCCAAATAATCCAAAAAATTTGCCCTAAAATCTGAGTTCCTTAATAAAAAAGGAGGTATATTGCGTTTGGATAATTTCCGTGTCCAACTAGAATCATTTAGCAGTCCAACTAGTGTATTATTTACAAGAATACGTTCATTGTTGGTAAGTGGGAGTAAATCTTGAAGATGTTTGTATAGCTTAGTAGAAGATGTTAACTTATTGGCACACAATCTAATATGAGTTAAATGTGTACGGGGAATGTTAGTACTAACATTGTTTATTAGAGGATAAATCATTATAAACCTCAGACCATGAATTCAGGTTTACGATACTTAGGGCATGTGAGAGTGGAGATACCTGCTATAGATATTTGCGCTCCATTCTACAATACAAAACTGAACCTAGATAGCAGCGTAAAGTACGGCGCGCATACATTTTATTATATAATATAAACTCCTTACTAAAATAGATAGGGATGTCTTTGCCGCTAAAGAAGAGTCAAACTGATGGAGATGTTCTGAAAGAGAGAACGATATATCTTCCGACCGTTTTATAATCATTATACActaaaattttgtttaaatCTTTACGAAGGTGAATAAGAACGAGATATTTTATGTAGACCTAGGCTGCCATTTTCGATTGACGCAAACAGGTGCGAGTGGTCGAAGTACTACACATCAGTCATCCAAAACCTTAAAATTGACTTGTAACTATTTAAATGAAAGAATAACTTTAGGATGCTGGTAAGTTGATAAAGTAGTATCTTTGAATGTAACTCAATCTCGAAAATGGCTACGCCGAAATTACCCTTGATTACACCGAAAAAGGCAGTTCCTGGCTTGCCAAAAATTGTTCCTAAAGTTATAGTTAACTCACCTCCAGAAATTAAGCCGTTAGTCAAGGTTATACCGCCCGTCCAGCGTTTAGTATCTGGTACAATACACAATGCTAGTAGAACGGATAGTTTTTCAAACCCTCCCAAAGATATAGATTCTGGAAGTAGTAAGATAGACGAGCATACAGATGGCATGaataatgaagattctgCAGCGAGTCCAGGTAGAACCCTGGCTCATGCGATGACCCTTTCAATAAATCACAGTGACCAAACGAAATTATCACGAAACAATAGTTTAGAATCCCAATTTAGATTACCAACAAAAGAATTGTCTTCAATGCAAGCGAATGACACGGCAGATAACATGTTATCCAACACTGTATTGAAGAAGATTCCGTCAAGATCTGATGCAAACAATAGCCTGGAAATGGGATGTACTAATTACAcggaaaaggaagataatgaaataGGTTACACACCTTGGATGAAGATTGAAGAGAGAATTAACCAAATAAGGTCCCTAGCTCTGAatgaatttaaaaatatcgcaCATAATGACCACAAAGAACTTCCAAAAGAAGGAGGATTGTACGACAACTATAATACACATTACGAGGACAGAGATACCTGGCATAAAGAAGCGGAACATCAGCTCAGCTATACCATGGTTCAAAAACTTAAGGATAAGAAAGAACCTAAACCTGGTAAATCTAATTGggagtttataaatggaTTTGTTAAACCGAGGCGCAAACCATTCACAAGCATGTCCGAATTATCaaaacatttccagaaGAATGATTCCAAGGATCAGCACGAATTGGTCAAATTGTTGCTCGTTTGCAGGGACCTTGAAAAAACTATTGAGGAGCAACGTACAGTGCTAGATATGTTAGATCACGATTTGAGAGAAGCAAGAGGCATCCTACCGGAGACATTAACTGATGTGAATATGAGAGGTTTGGAAGGACGTAGTCCTGGTCCTAAACCAGACTATCCTACAAGTGATATACCTTTATTCATAAAGGGGAGAGTATTTCTTTTGCCCAAAGATCATAAGGAATCCGGACTTTCTTAAAAATATGATTTAATTGTAACATACTACTATGTTACGTACACATTTAGTTATGATGGTGCAAAAATATTCGATTTTATTACATAGCCACtatatttaaattcaaTACTCGTTTGTAATCACGTTTCCTGTTAACGTTGGCCAGTGTCATTTTGGGGCAATGGGTATCGCTATGCAGTCAGTTTTTCAATCCTGAAATGTTTCGTTCGTAAAAAACtttttatatatttttagTAATGTTTCTGCTTATTTGACCTGATTATATCATGTATTCTATTGTAGTTTGGAATTGGCATCTCATCACTATatatattccacaaaatgcAGTTATTTTCCAACATTTGTAATGGATTAAGAAGTTTTCCTTAtaatttatcaaatttatCTACGTTTAAACTTAGGAATCCCACTTGTAGAATATTTAATTTAAGTTTTTCAGCCAATTCTCGATATAAGTATGGAAATTCACGATACAATACATAcaataaaaacaaaaatacaGCACACTATCTTCCTACTAGGATAGCTGCAAATAGGAGGTTTTATCAAGCCCCTAAACACGACACTAAGCGAAACCGTGGTTATGCTTACTCGCTCTTTGCAATTCTAGGTTTGTTAAACAATCAAACATTTATTATATAATAGTTGTTACTGCTGCTTGTTCTACAGTAGTATATTTTCAAGGCCATCCGCATTTGGCAGATATAAGTCATGTCATCGTCGAAAGTATTCTAAATAGTCATAGGATTCAAAATATCGCATCAAAATTCGCAGAAGAAGTTGTTAAAAATGTGCTCAATGACCAGCAAATCCAAGAGTTAGCGGCAGAAAGATTAAAGAGTGTAATTCTAGAATCCCAAACCATATTGGAAGATATATTGTTCAAAGTTTTAAATTCGCAAGAAACTCTAGATTGCGTTACTAGGGTTTCCAAGGATATTACAAACCAGCTATGCAATGATCCATATATACAAGAGCAGGTCGGACACTTACTCTTG encodes the following:
- a CDS encoding hypothetical protein (encoded by transcript BEWA_043010A), producing MQLFSNICNGLRSFPYNLSNLSTFKLRNPTCRIFNLSFSANSRYKYGNSRYNTYNKNKNTAHYLPTRIAANRRFYQAPKHDTKRNRGYAYSLFAILVVTAACSTVVYFQGHPHLADISHVIVESILNSHRIQNIASKFAEEVVKNVLNDQQIQELAAERLKSVILESQTILEDILFKVLNSQETLDCVTRVSKDITNQLCNDPYIQEQVGHLLLMSINTEAAVTGASKWVIELFDREEIKESIVTLFAQNVLSDVRMQNEALQFCKNVGEEFLSDKKTLDESLIFLKGVLDSPSIHNHLSKTLWEVFKITLYPRWLCF
- a CDS encoding conserved hypothetical protein (encoded by transcript BEWA_043000A), with product MATPKLPLITPKKAVPGLPKIVPKVIVNSPPEIKPLVKVIPPVQRLVSGTIHNASRTDSFSNPPKDIDSGSSKIDEHTDGMNNEDSAASPGRTLAHAMTLSINHSDQTKLSRNNSLESQFRLPTKELSSMQANDTADNMLSNTVLKKIPSRSDANNSLEMGCTNYTEKEDNEIGYTPWMKIEERINQIRSLALNEFKNIAHNDHKELPKEGGLYDNYNTHYEDRDTWHKEAEHQLSYTMVQKLKDKKEPKPGKSNWEFINGFVKPRRKPFTSMSELSKHFQKNDSKDQHELVKLLLVCRDLEKTIEEQRTVLDMLDHDLREARGILPETLTDVNMRGLEGRSPGPKPDYPTSDIPLFIKGRVFLLPKDHKESGLS
- a CDS encoding conserved hypothetical protein (encoded by transcript BEWA_042980A): MATAIKPERRRTTRWGRIDDGKTMVIYNSTNSFMNELKMLTNKAENFSNDEEKKTRWGNEEEKPFLPPPYVDLPSGLTPSQVDQFLREQRHDELARKITSGELEFGDPDIRPPSPPPVYDKTGSRVNTRDVRTKNAMNDEYNRLVEYLIKHLPGFVPPADFKPLKKVRKIIIPLDKYPEYNFMGLVIGPRGCNHKRLEAESGAQISLRGRGTLKEGKQRDHQTDEDAAMPMHVHISADKEECVERAVQLIEPLLDPFHPKHEEFKRKGLEQLALVNGVALGIVDVGRCSICGGSGHRAHECQDAPLLYNYRRADVKCALCGDMGHVTSDCKLARGMNISLVQQYMPQYTQEVVKIDQEYNRMMTEITGTEEQKQEAQQAQQYQMAYYQQQYQQHMQYQQQYYTQYQQQYYYQQYPYQQYGSTAPVEPQIISAQPPEGEGVLPPSS
- a CDS encoding protein kinase domain containing protein (encoded by transcript BEWA_042970A) yields the protein MVHYVIFISFVIVVSYIMSHINKIPAKKIGLQKSTNFGFNVPWITYANAQYPTTEEIRFLEDEKKPQDLANNEIFSSKLALVNDQIGNVQIADDIFVKDISLIVVDTEGLAYRTNFSRNLVWVSRLTKNMLKMNKPSLEKYQVCAIEDIAGKKITRKRIVENDIFSERKDRNANDKKYKGPNDMFTRHLVPSYDGYVYYVDEHHTKLLQIHVKDIVNYTPLYTHLLEGVYLQGHRKSTILALDFETGDHIMRHNTGGPASDEYEVDYIMPNIDEKRQQIHIGYTDWSVKAYSERKHQEIWSFNWREIGSVNTEMKNDHIVQNIRNIITVNNNNLRFNISGLSKSESELQFPFPITSVFAVFESKRDGIHTLELISRIPLPPPTQFLLPHPINSHSTLRLSSSNNIKGKSLFINDDIIKVVDSYRPDNGIVLKIMDSINHRNLVIKELYDNKPKPGIDESTTFLLKWWWLLISWVIAIVLTPLVWIYRRVRKQVHKHFDNPIDNKSTNNNIDMLSSNSSQESSKSDFSEPDNISLDRYSDVNLSVDHKLSTELRRAKSEGNFFTNEQDDPFSKSVWIEEQSLINVFGSTKQNKFQRGNILTKSNNGSVLNKKDVLEKEANSSALSVIPSTSILAKFLENGRFLRTFECIKLLGKGGFGAVYRAQHRLEPGNPIYAVKFVLLRLKASEDLSSRRYFREVAANRDIYSKYVVRYYTWWCEEPHFLPLAQMTRELQIAAANNVRHLIDTKAISAQKSRELDDYLQQYHDIVCQYIQNPSSDDAFPNFSKIAQSIKNRVSKIPKLFIRRNRRQNVQERGSSCAAKRNNTSKGNSNDSSEFPYASEGSHIQFKETIEEGNQKLSSDTDKSSFSVINTNTPKEQEKQFPVVLLILMEMCNGFTLRQWLNRPSRSDKPLEFLKGHNGKTVEFELFKQLIKGLRDIHSNCFIHRDLKPENIFVDLKTHALKIGDLGLVGFIEENSHSSVSGTITSAKAHLLSDATQVSVRGQVIGTPGYTAPEGGGNCTEKADIYSAALILLELLCPRFNTVMERLDTLENFRKSHDAPQFIKIDLKPWYELMVHMADQCPEKRPSAEEVYQRLKIILKS
- a CDS encoding ATP-dependent RNA and DNA helicase, putative (encoded by transcript BEWA_042990A); this encodes MIYPLINNVSTNIPRTHLTHIRLCANKLTSSTKLYKHLQDLLPLTNNERILVNNTLVGLLNDSSWTRKLSKRNIPPFLLRNSDFRANFLDYLDKNVNKKIFIRNNIDSFKTVSSMDLDQSLLMNDEVSNEFLLHLSDFARLHMPQLLITYNNMKHLADIRHPELEFSGEKLSCRHVILHVGPPNSGKTHDAYRRLECSSTGIYCSPLRLLAWEIQNKLNKSNVSCALLTGQERVINDTETHLSCTVEMAPLNNIYDCAIVDEMQMIGDPVRGYAWTRAFLGLKAKEVHVCGNESCLPLARKLVDISGDTLEIKRHARLSNLVILDKELLIEELKPGDCVVCFSRFDVFSLRNKIESTKYNWDTMDHSKTSIVYGSLPPEVRCDQIQKFNERKAKILISSDAIGMGVNVRIRRIIFHSLKKYDGNEKRTLNISEVQQIAGRAGRYSMSCGHGEVGCLQERDTMLLKKLMVSPQPPIDKAIIAPSTSVISAFSTSVTNVAGNTNFSDSIKLLFSMVKTGEIFEVCDFAPLNRIARVLRAIELPISTLVEYIFVPLGTGMLPILVLRTFAISHSILNSVKLNNIFTEESLSDDKFYSVEHNKHAEDAYTHFKTLELLYQTLEIYLWLSIKFPKVYVDKDAAAVIKTKIANAMSKYLDLSLDTTGSIRTPEDYEHEPELWRYFIKQELLEINCVQ